Proteins co-encoded in one Hallerella porci genomic window:
- a CDS encoding T9SS type A sorting domain-containing protein: protein MKKCLFLLALLGLFASSFAVDTLEIFALRVQFKQESPDNSLTTGTGRFDSDSDTSNANYSLDPSGHRASAAYWQKHFEFAKNYYKSVSNGNLVITARIFPSGEPYTVDHYIIDYNRTAKKKGEKTAEFDEARSRDYMNFIWDAVMKANESKDTLDNPFKVPQPKTKNKKRAYMIIHAGASRLVDGGSMGTNNADTPGDFMDVYVVQDYWSYLDTADTSRHCKKDTRGMIIPGSTLDTLKTVMVTSETASQDGLNWGINGILINQIGRELGMPNTYDVVKGISRIGYFDVMDFAGYNAGNGFFPVLPSAWVRSYMGWAKVQTVSPPASGMISKEIAAAGSGKGIEIVKVPLTSNEYLLIENRERSAGDSAKIAVSYVPASDVAAETDYEIVTKVYPIDSLYTAFEDSICDANGKCVKNKKKLSGVIVDVSSFDAGLPSSGIAVWKINDWYLREALPFGVTNFWGGDTVRDHQFGIMLAEADGILSIGKTFKNALGQDTYDYGSGSDLIPHVRKGKNSPKDTVWSIKPAGYGNTKTTQGGYTGITVSAKKAKNFHSEKNANAFVGDSVVNFVASSIPVTISWAKNALISGSQFPKNVGLNSAVRGALAVNYPEGMSVGEGEKLLVFAAEDGTLQAMTASGNSILESDTTILKSVISNADSVEKIPLYRLGKSAGKLIGFASSNDSIFSLHKNKLVRTVLSSAIDQIQFDREEVSIAKPQIGPMIQNGFVFVADNEKLYRYKTSNLSKREEFNLPENFAPQDMALCPDGESENIALVGKGAELALYKAAEGRIQKLPSPKMQNKNLVSVDKQSFHIACSDFDRDGKNEMFILGSHGYATMVRANDSATVVFAPRNFKRGNDGSVELDAEISPIAIGDVNGDGYPNAVFLGYNLVYAVDQSGVVISGFPVKVTKNIPESQFYSDPLIVDVTGDSLPEILVGTNGGILHAFNSKGKAVTDGFPISAGNFEYGETVYPMSFFVAKTLDSVSGPQIYAFQRASVSGYNLAKAKNSAGSDAKAWSIPGANNERTNFFDASKLKEPTKAKAVATIDEFFIYPNPVRGGIANARFTLGMDAKSATIEFYDISGRLVYTKKTGEAKQGSNQIDQMDISHLGSDVYTVRLKVKFTSGKKKEKFYRVGVVR, encoded by the coding sequence ATGAAGAAGTGTCTTTTTTTACTAGCTCTGCTCGGGCTTTTTGCGTCTTCCTTTGCGGTTGACACTCTTGAAATTTTTGCGCTCCGCGTGCAATTTAAACAAGAATCTCCCGATAATTCTCTCACGACGGGAACGGGTCGATTTGATTCGGACAGCGACACTTCCAATGCGAATTACAGTTTGGATCCGAGCGGTCACCGCGCAAGTGCTGCTTATTGGCAAAAGCATTTTGAATTTGCGAAAAATTATTACAAGTCGGTGAGCAACGGAAACTTGGTTATTACTGCACGCATCTTTCCGAGCGGAGAACCTTATACCGTCGATCATTACATCATCGATTACAATCGCACAGCCAAGAAGAAAGGCGAAAAAACCGCAGAATTTGATGAAGCTCGCAGTCGCGATTATATGAATTTTATTTGGGATGCTGTGATGAAGGCAAATGAATCGAAAGATACTTTAGATAATCCGTTCAAAGTGCCGCAGCCGAAAACGAAAAATAAAAAGCGCGCTTATATGATTATTCATGCGGGCGCAAGTCGCCTTGTCGATGGCGGAAGCATGGGAACGAATAACGCCGATACGCCGGGCGATTTTATGGATGTTTATGTGGTGCAAGATTATTGGAGTTATTTGGATACCGCAGACACTTCTCGCCATTGCAAAAAAGATACTCGCGGAATGATTATTCCAGGCTCGACTTTGGACACTCTCAAAACGGTAATGGTGACGAGTGAAACGGCATCGCAAGATGGACTCAACTGGGGCATTAACGGCATTTTGATCAATCAAATTGGACGCGAACTCGGCATGCCGAATACTTATGATGTGGTGAAAGGAATTTCGCGCATCGGATATTTTGATGTGATGGATTTCGCAGGGTATAATGCGGGCAATGGATTTTTCCCAGTGCTTCCTTCTGCGTGGGTGCGCTCGTATATGGGTTGGGCAAAAGTGCAAACGGTTTCACCGCCGGCATCGGGAATGATTTCCAAAGAAATTGCAGCAGCAGGTTCGGGCAAAGGAATTGAAATAGTCAAAGTCCCGCTGACATCGAATGAATATTTGCTGATTGAAAATCGTGAACGTTCTGCGGGCGACTCGGCAAAAATTGCGGTTTCGTATGTGCCCGCTTCGGATGTCGCAGCGGAAACCGATTATGAAATTGTGACGAAAGTTTATCCGATTGACAGTCTTTATACCGCGTTCGAAGATAGCATCTGCGATGCAAATGGCAAGTGCGTAAAAAACAAAAAGAAATTGAGCGGCGTCATCGTCGACGTTTCTTCTTTTGATGCGGGACTTCCTTCGAGCGGAATTGCGGTTTGGAAAATCAACGATTGGTATCTGCGCGAAGCGCTTCCGTTTGGCGTGACAAATTTCTGGGGCGGCGATACAGTTCGCGATCATCAATTTGGAATTATGCTCGCCGAAGCCGATGGCATTTTATCCATCGGGAAAACGTTTAAAAATGCGCTCGGCCAAGATACTTATGATTACGGCTCTGGCTCGGATTTGATTCCGCATGTGCGCAAAGGAAAAAATTCGCCGAAGGATACGGTGTGGTCCATTAAGCCCGCAGGTTATGGCAACACGAAGACGACGCAAGGCGGCTACACGGGCATTACGGTTTCGGCAAAGAAAGCAAAAAATTTCCACAGTGAAAAAAATGCAAACGCTTTTGTCGGCGATAGCGTGGTGAACTTTGTCGCGTCTTCCATTCCGGTGACGATTTCGTGGGCGAAAAATGCGCTCATTTCGGGCTCGCAATTCCCGAAGAATGTGGGCTTGAATTCCGCAGTTCGCGGCGCATTGGCGGTGAATTATCCCGAAGGTATGTCGGTTGGCGAAGGCGAAAAATTGCTTGTCTTTGCCGCAGAAGATGGAACGTTACAAGCGATGACCGCATCGGGAAATTCAATTCTCGAAAGCGATACGACAATTTTAAAATCGGTTATTTCGAATGCCGATTCTGTGGAAAAAATTCCGCTCTATCGTTTAGGAAAATCGGCAGGAAAACTCATCGGCTTTGCGTCTTCGAATGATTCCATTTTCAGTTTGCACAAAAATAAACTCGTGCGCACAGTTCTTTCGTCGGCGATTGATCAAATTCAATTTGACCGCGAAGAAGTGTCAATTGCAAAACCGCAAATCGGTCCGATGATTCAAAATGGATTTGTCTTTGTTGCGGATAACGAAAAATTGTATCGCTATAAAACTTCGAATTTATCGAAACGCGAAGAATTTAATTTGCCCGAAAATTTTGCGCCACAAGATATGGCGCTTTGCCCCGATGGAGAATCGGAAAATATCGCGCTCGTCGGAAAAGGTGCAGAACTTGCACTTTATAAAGCGGCAGAAGGACGCATCCAAAAATTGCCTTCGCCAAAAATGCAAAACAAAAATTTAGTCAGCGTGGACAAGCAAAGTTTCCACATTGCGTGCTCGGACTTTGACCGCGATGGAAAAAATGAAATGTTCATTTTAGGCAGTCACGGTTACGCGACAATGGTTCGCGCGAACGATTCGGCGACGGTTGTTTTTGCTCCGCGAAATTTCAAACGCGGCAATGATGGAAGTGTCGAATTGGATGCAGAAATTTCTCCGATTGCAATTGGAGATGTCAACGGCGACGGTTATCCGAATGCGGTTTTCCTCGGATATAATTTGGTTTATGCGGTGGATCAATCCGGCGTTGTCATTTCGGGTTTCCCGGTGAAAGTCACGAAGAATATTCCCGAATCGCAATTCTATTCGGATCCGTTAATCGTCGATGTCACGGGCGATAGTCTCCCCGAAATTTTGGTCGGAACGAACGGCGGCATTTTGCATGCGTTTAATTCGAAAGGCAAAGCGGTGACGGACGGTTTCCCAATTTCTGCAGGAAATTTTGAATACGGCGAAACGGTTTATCCGATGTCGTTCTTTGTCGCGAAAACTTTGGATTCGGTTTCGGGCCCGCAAATTTACGCATTCCAACGCGCTTCGGTCTCGGGATATAATTTGGCAAAAGCAAAAAATTCTGCGGGAAGTGATGCGAAAGCGTGGAGCATTCCGGGCGCAAATAATGAACGGACGAATTTCTTTGACGCTTCGAAATTGAAAGAACCGACGAAAGCGAAAGCGGTTGCGACGATTGATGAATTTTTCATCTATCCGAATCCGGTCCGCGGCGGAATCGCCAATGCGCGCTTTACATTGGGCATGGATGCGAAATCGGCGACGATAGAATTTTATGATATTTCGGGACGCTTAGTTTATACGAAAAAAACGGGCGAAGCAAAACAAGGCTCTAATCAAATTGATCAAATGGACATTTCGCATTTGGGCAGCGACGTTTATACGGTGCGCTTAAAAGTGAAATTTACATCGGGCAAAAAGAAAGAAAAATTCTATCGCGTAGGAGTTGTGCGTTGA
- a CDS encoding DUF4292 domain-containing protein encodes MEKIFLGLFFATIFCLLGCGPRLAKGPATASEILPPDSLKVKFSIDVDDSVNGSHTLSAVLFAVPYKRYRLEFSGPMGIGIASVLWTDAKWTLLLSQQKSYATGMGQFVGGFAGIPLFDMHRIAALFWGETFPQNAVVDSTRDSAGVKIIVGKNSLGIPFRAERNADGRVTKIVEGKETLTFEDYAEFNDRIAPAVTRAYRDGKNVLTVKIKRVNTDAEWGDATWRLPIPDSYEKIRY; translated from the coding sequence ATGGAAAAAATTTTTCTCGGGCTATTTTTTGCGACCATTTTTTGTTTACTCGGATGCGGTCCGCGTTTAGCCAAAGGGCCGGCGACCGCTTCGGAAATTCTTCCGCCCGATAGTTTAAAAGTCAAATTTTCAATCGATGTCGATGATTCGGTGAACGGTTCGCACACATTGTCTGCGGTACTTTTTGCGGTGCCGTATAAACGTTATCGTTTAGAATTTTCGGGGCCGATGGGAATTGGAATTGCATCGGTTTTGTGGACGGATGCCAAGTGGACGCTTTTGCTTTCTCAGCAGAAATCGTATGCGACGGGAATGGGTCAATTTGTCGGCGGCTTTGCAGGAATTCCGCTTTTTGATATGCATCGGATTGCTGCACTTTTTTGGGGCGAAACTTTTCCGCAAAATGCAGTGGTCGATTCGACGCGAGATTCTGCGGGCGTAAAAATTATCGTCGGGAAAAATTCACTCGGCATTCCGTTTCGGGCAGAGCGCAACGCTGACGGGCGTGTGACGAAAATTGTCGAAGGAAAAGAAACTCTCACCTTTGAAGATTACGCAGAATTTAATGACCGCATAGCTCCGGCGGTAACGCGCGCATATCGCGATGGGAAAAATGTGTTGACCGTAAAAATTAAACGGGTGAATACCGATGCGGAATGGGGCGATGCAACATGGCGTTTGCCGATTCCGGATTCCTACGAAAAAATTCGCTATTAG
- a CDS encoding tetratricopeptide repeat protein yields the protein MRRLWISLFAVCVFAFVACSGSRKAEPTVDAPTKTAAAPKKVYAQPRYPVKLDSAELLRLEIAHGSFLRAIALQAQGENAIAEQFMQHAYAADPENRFLAFSVLELMEERGATAEAAQLAEKAKNLKGKKTSTQYALLGRIYGEQSNLDSAVVYYKKAVDASDQNLHAAYEYALLLEITRDYDELSRIYGILLPQIGYPQSILERQISLLATAKKDSALADLFGEVYEARGDRSFLENRIRLLLAMKHFEDALKSVEEFRADSAYADDSLSVRFVMAVYSGLKQDSVALDTLREIYKRNPERGDVLLDLSLFETKLGKKEQAIIHWQRLSGMETYAAISFGMLSAYALESGDSAQSLTYLEKAYEKAPMAYRNKLLVRYSADKNYAKAYAILDKALLPNEKYDTIRTQLMTDGKLEEMRKLDLEIAMDKAKLYYEYGTLLQMNAEDLERAPTTQARKDSAMTLRKQATDQYVKAGNIGGDSQNLLFAYGSNLLMFGMVDSAIVVFKRIFSLYPMDVVAKNHLGYTLVDLNRNAEEVKWGSKLIDDAIQQDPKNIAYRDSKAWALYRVGKFEEALKIMEGIEAEKDSLSDEMMHDPSIFSHMAAICEALALKKRAVEYYEKVLTIDPQNENAKSRIEILKKKEE from the coding sequence ATGCGCCGCTTGTGGATTTCCCTTTTTGCAGTTTGCGTTTTTGCATTCGTCGCTTGTAGCGGTTCACGAAAAGCGGAACCGACTGTGGATGCGCCAACGAAAACGGCTGCAGCTCCGAAGAAAGTTTATGCGCAGCCGCGTTATCCCGTGAAATTGGATAGCGCAGAACTTTTGCGCTTAGAAATTGCGCACGGTTCTTTTTTGCGGGCAATCGCACTCCAAGCGCAAGGGGAAAATGCTATCGCCGAACAATTTATGCAGCACGCATATGCGGCGGATCCCGAAAATCGCTTCCTCGCATTTTCGGTTTTGGAATTGATGGAAGAACGCGGCGCCACGGCAGAAGCCGCTCAGCTTGCTGAAAAAGCGAAAAATTTAAAAGGAAAAAAAACGAGCACGCAGTATGCGCTTCTCGGACGCATTTATGGGGAACAATCCAATTTGGATAGCGCTGTTGTCTATTACAAAAAAGCGGTGGACGCAAGCGATCAGAATTTACACGCTGCGTATGAATATGCTCTGCTTCTCGAAATTACGCGGGATTACGATGAACTTTCTCGCATTTACGGAATTCTTCTTCCGCAAATCGGTTATCCGCAATCGATTTTGGAAAGGCAAATTTCTTTGCTCGCAACTGCGAAAAAAGATTCGGCTCTCGCAGATCTTTTTGGTGAAGTTTACGAAGCCCGCGGCGACCGCAGCTTTTTAGAAAATCGCATTCGTCTGCTTCTTGCGATGAAACATTTTGAAGACGCGCTGAAATCGGTGGAAGAATTTCGCGCGGACTCGGCTTACGCCGACGATTCTCTTTCGGTGCGATTTGTGATGGCGGTTTATTCGGGATTAAAACAAGATTCGGTTGCGCTAGACACTCTTCGCGAAATTTATAAGCGAAATCCCGAACGCGGTGATGTGTTGCTCGATCTTTCTCTTTTTGAAACGAAACTCGGAAAAAAAGAACAAGCGATTATTCATTGGCAGCGCCTTTCGGGAATGGAAACTTATGCTGCCATTTCGTTTGGAATGCTGAGCGCGTACGCATTAGAATCCGGCGATTCGGCGCAGTCGTTAACGTATTTGGAAAAGGCGTATGAAAAAGCGCCGATGGCTTATCGCAACAAACTTTTAGTGCGTTATTCTGCCGATAAAAATTACGCCAAAGCGTATGCGATTTTAGATAAAGCGCTTCTTCCGAATGAAAAATACGATACGATTCGGACGCAACTGATGACGGACGGAAAGCTCGAAGAAATGCGCAAACTCGATCTTGAAATAGCGATGGACAAAGCGAAATTGTATTACGAATACGGCACTTTGTTGCAGATGAATGCAGAAGATTTAGAACGCGCTCCGACGACACAAGCGCGCAAAGATAGCGCGATGACTTTGCGGAAACAAGCGACAGATCAATATGTCAAAGCGGGAAATATCGGCGGCGACTCGCAAAATTTACTGTTTGCTTACGGCTCAAATTTGTTGATGTTCGGCATGGTCGATTCGGCGATAGTCGTTTTCAAACGGATTTTTTCTTTGTACCCGATGGATGTCGTCGCCAAAAATCATTTGGGATATACGCTCGTCGATTTGAATCGAAATGCGGAAGAAGTCAAATGGGGCAGTAAACTCATCGACGATGCGATTCAGCAAGATCCGAAAAATATTGCGTATCGCGATTCTAAAGCGTGGGCACTTTACCGCGTTGGAAAATTTGAAGAAGCTTTGAAAATTATGGAAGGCATCGAAGCGGAAAAAGATTCTTTGTCCGATGAAATGATGCACGATCCGTCCATTTTTTCGCACATGGCAGCAATTTGTGAAGCGCTTGCGCTCAAAAAACGAGCGGTTGAATATTACGAAAAAGTGCTCACCATCGATCCGCAAAATGAAAATGCGAAATCCCGAATTGAAATTTTAAAAAAGAAAGAAGAATAA
- a CDS encoding PASTA domain-containing protein — protein MAEQPRKENFIHRILRTKPWVYALLLLAVLLVFFAICFDKIAMPIVAREHVQELTVPKLEGLDSSAAIQKAEGAGFHVAFAKMREYSKVYDVDLVMRQNPPEGQKSKPGRTIHLTLSEGLNQITVPDLLDKTDEEAVEEIQKAGLVVGLTFKTPHVNISKGKVVRTYPSEGSLAHKGDTVDVFISSGAKGAKTEVPNVVGERTAIAISNLRTAGFIVGKTERKKEGSAGLVLSQKPEAGSLIAAGARVNLVISE, from the coding sequence ATGGCAGAACAACCGCGCAAAGAAAATTTCATTCATCGGATTCTCAGAACGAAGCCTTGGGTGTATGCGCTTCTTTTGCTCGCTGTTCTGCTCGTCTTTTTTGCGATTTGCTTTGATAAAATTGCGATGCCAATCGTCGCCCGAGAACATGTGCAAGAATTGACGGTACCAAAACTTGAAGGACTCGATAGTTCTGCGGCAATTCAAAAAGCAGAAGGCGCAGGCTTTCATGTTGCCTTTGCGAAAATGCGCGAATACAGCAAAGTTTATGATGTGGATTTAGTGATGCGACAAAATCCGCCCGAAGGACAAAAGTCAAAGCCAGGACGCACCATTCATTTGACACTTTCCGAAGGATTGAATCAGATTACGGTGCCAGATTTGTTGGATAAAACCGATGAAGAAGCGGTTGAAGAAATTCAAAAAGCGGGACTTGTCGTCGGGTTGACTTTTAAAACTCCGCATGTCAATATTTCGAAAGGTAAAGTCGTGCGCACTTACCCGTCGGAAGGTTCTCTCGCACACAAAGGCGATACCGTTGACGTCTTCATTTCGTCGGGCGCAAAAGGCGCTAAAACCGAAGTGCCCAATGTCGTCGGGGAACGCACCGCCATTGCAATTTCAAATTTGCGGACTGCGGGATTTATCGTCGGAAAAACGGAGCGTAAAAAAGAAGGCTCTGCGGGACTTGTGCTTAGTCAAAAGCCCGAAGCCGGATCGCTCATCGCTGCGGGCGCTCGTGTGAATTTGGTCATCTCAGAATAA
- a CDS encoding Crp/Fnr family transcriptional regulator, translated as MAEKNIVELLKGVDLFSELTEEQLAQLATLVIANDYARDETIILEKDDSTRALFLIAEGEVKVYVTGTDGKETILSLLSRGDSFGEMSLIDGEPRSASVKAVQPTKVLIIRQEHFLELLKTTPELATGLLVQMSRRLRNANRQIGSLATMSVFGRVAGTILSLIEDRGVRIHGRNGEMVTVIRNRPTQQQFAEMSGTTRETVSRVFSALSSSGTISLMGKDLVITEESKLHEANSKD; from the coding sequence ATGGCGGAAAAAAATATCGTCGAACTTCTGAAAGGTGTTGATCTTTTTTCGGAATTGACCGAAGAGCAGTTGGCGCAACTAGCGACTCTCGTTATCGCGAACGATTACGCGCGGGATGAAACAATCATCTTGGAAAAGGATGATTCCACCCGGGCGCTTTTCCTCATCGCCGAAGGCGAAGTCAAAGTTTACGTCACCGGAACCGATGGGAAGGAAACGATTCTTTCGCTTCTTTCTCGAGGAGATTCTTTTGGCGAAATGTCGCTTATCGATGGAGAACCGCGTTCGGCTTCGGTCAAAGCGGTGCAACCGACGAAAGTGCTCATCATTCGTCAAGAGCATTTCTTGGAATTGCTCAAAACAACGCCGGAACTTGCTACAGGACTTTTGGTGCAGATGAGTCGTCGTCTGCGTAACGCCAACCGTCAAATCGGATCGCTTGCAACGATGTCGGTCTTCGGTCGCGTCGCCGGAACGATTCTGAGCCTTATCGAAGATCGCGGAGTTCGCATTCACGGACGCAACGGAGAAATGGTTACCGTCATTCGCAATCGCCCAACGCAGCAGCAATTTGCCGAAATGTCGGGAACGACCCGCGAAACGGTGAGCCGCGTTTTTTCGGCGCTTTCGAGCAGCGGCACAATTTCGCTTATGGGCAAAGATTTGGTGATTACCGAAGAAAGCAAATTGCACGAAGCAAATTCCAAAGATTAA
- a CDS encoding adenylosuccinate synthase, whose amino-acid sequence MPNRVVIGSQWGDEGKAKIVDFLTLDADVIVRFQGGANAGHTVEVGDKKFVFHLIPSGIMHENKLCVIGNGVVLDPIQTLNEIADLHSKGITDPENRLVIADNAHVVLPYHSALDKAKEKKAGKAAIGTTGRGIGPCYSDKVNRIGVRVGDLMDERELRPRVEAMAKVHNEEFRVMYDVPEIDPEKVIHDYLELGQKIKPFVRDVSDVLYKAMKEGKRLIFEGAQGTILDVDQGTYPYVTSSNTVAGYASCGAGVGPTAIDQVVGVVKAYTTRVGNGPFPTELLDEMGDHLRKLGNEYGATTGRNRRCGWFDAPVVRKAALVNGLTHLAITKLDVLDTFDEIKMCTHYECDGEKLDIFPNQLSKVGRCKPVYEVLPGWKQDTTKCKSWDELPENAKKYLQKMAELVGVKIGMISIGARRDESIIIDMN is encoded by the coding sequence ATGCCAAATCGAGTTGTTATCGGATCCCAGTGGGGTGACGAAGGTAAAGCAAAGATCGTTGATTTTCTGACATTGGATGCCGATGTAATCGTTCGCTTCCAAGGCGGAGCAAACGCTGGTCATACGGTAGAAGTGGGCGACAAGAAATTTGTTTTCCATTTGATTCCGTCGGGCATTATGCACGAAAACAAGCTTTGCGTCATCGGTAACGGTGTCGTTTTGGATCCGATTCAGACTTTAAATGAAATTGCCGATTTGCATTCGAAAGGCATTACTGATCCGGAAAATCGTTTGGTCATTGCGGATAACGCTCATGTCGTTCTTCCGTATCATTCTGCGCTTGACAAGGCGAAAGAAAAGAAAGCGGGCAAGGCTGCGATTGGAACGACTGGCCGCGGTATCGGTCCGTGCTACAGCGATAAGGTGAACCGCATCGGTGTCCGCGTGGGCGATTTGATGGATGAACGTGAACTGCGTCCGCGCGTTGAAGCGATGGCGAAAGTGCACAACGAAGAATTCCGCGTGATGTATGACGTTCCCGAAATTGATCCGGAAAAAGTCATTCACGATTATTTGGAACTCGGACAAAAAATTAAGCCGTTCGTCCGCGATGTAAGCGATGTACTTTACAAGGCGATGAAAGAAGGCAAGCGCTTGATTTTCGAAGGCGCCCAAGGAACGATTTTGGACGTGGACCAAGGCACTTATCCGTATGTGACTTCGAGCAATACGGTCGCTGGTTACGCAAGTTGTGGCGCTGGTGTTGGCCCGACTGCAATCGATCAGGTTGTGGGCGTCGTGAAAGCTTATACGACTCGCGTTGGTAACGGTCCGTTCCCCACAGAACTTTTGGACGAAATGGGCGACCATCTGCGCAAACTCGGAAACGAATATGGCGCAACGACTGGACGCAATCGTCGCTGCGGTTGGTTCGACGCTCCGGTTGTCCGCAAGGCTGCTCTCGTCAACGGATTAACTCACTTGGCGATTACAAAGCTCGACGTTCTCGATACATTTGACGAAATCAAAATGTGCACGCATTATGAATGCGACGGTGAAAAGTTGGACATCTTCCCGAATCAACTTTCGAAGGTGGGTCGCTGCAAGCCGGTTTACGAAGTTCTTCCGGGTTGGAAGCAAGATACGACGAAGTGCAAAAGCTGGGATGAACTTCCAGAAAATGCGAAGAAGTATTTGCAAAAAATGGCAGAACTCGTCGGCGTTAAAATCGGTATGATTTCGATCGGTGCTCGCCGCGACGAAAGCATTATCATTGACATGAATTAA
- a CDS encoding YggS family pyridoxal phosphate-dependent enzyme, translated as MAEFSLDEMRTAHEKLEARMANACAQSNRPSEDVKLVWVSKFHPMSAVENALALGATDFGENRVQEAVEKFSVKRPGIRCHIIGPVQSNKLKKAAFVADCIHSIASMEAVEKLEKICAEADKTLDILFQVNAGEEATKSGLDIREAEPFLLSLENHVPCPHLRFRGLMTIGKNTGVAEDSRECFAFLRHLQQKFLAHGGVFASFDQLSMGMTGDLEVAIEEGATMIRVGTALFGMRDYGAASSH; from the coding sequence ATGGCTGAATTTTCTTTGGACGAAATGCGTACGGCTCATGAAAAATTGGAAGCGCGCATGGCGAATGCTTGCGCACAAAGTAACCGGCCCAGCGAAGACGTGAAACTCGTCTGGGTTTCGAAATTCCACCCGATGAGCGCCGTCGAAAATGCGCTTGCGCTCGGTGCAACGGATTTTGGCGAAAACCGCGTTCAGGAAGCTGTTGAAAAGTTCTCTGTCAAACGCCCGGGTATCCGCTGTCACATCATTGGGCCCGTGCAGAGCAACAAATTGAAAAAAGCGGCGTTCGTTGCCGATTGCATCCATTCTATCGCCAGCATGGAAGCGGTGGAAAAACTCGAAAAAATTTGCGCAGAAGCGGATAAGACATTGGATATCCTCTTTCAGGTGAACGCCGGCGAAGAGGCGACCAAGAGCGGTTTGGATATCCGTGAAGCGGAACCGTTTTTGCTTTCTCTGGAAAATCATGTTCCTTGTCCGCATTTGCGATTCCGCGGGCTCATGACGATTGGCAAAAATACGGGAGTCGCCGAAGATTCTCGGGAATGCTTTGCTTTTTTGCGTCATTTGCAACAGAAATTTTTGGCGCACGGCGGCGTTTTTGCTTCCTTTGACCAGCTTTCCATGGGAATGACGGGAGATTTAGAAGTCGCGATCGAAGAAGGCGCGACGATGATTCGCGTTGGAACTGCATTATTTGGAATGCGGGACTACGGCGCAGCGTCATCGCATTAA